In Desulfoferula mesophila, the genomic window AAGGACGTGTCCACCGCGCCCTGCGACCACCTGCTGGCCGCGCCCAGCGCGCCCACCGGCTACAAGCCCCCCTACCGGGGCCAGCCCCTGCAGATCGAGCGGGCGCTGAAGGTGATGGCCAAGGCCAAGCAGCCGGTGATCCTGGCCGGCGGCGGCGTGGTCACCGCCGGGGCCAGCGAGGAGCTGCGCGAGCTGGTGCGCCTCACCGGCATCCCGGTGACCACCAGCCTCATGGGCCTGGGCACCTACCCGGCGGGCGACGAGCTCTACCTGGGCATGCCCGGCATGCACGGCACCGGCTACGCCAACCTGGCCCTGCACCACGCCGACCTGATCGTCTGCGTGGGCAACCGCCTGGACGACCGGGTCACCGGCCAGCTGGACCGTTTCGCCCCCGACGCCCAGTTCATCCACATCGACGTGGACGCCAGCGAGATCGGCAAGAACCTGCCCTGCCTGGTGCCCATCGTGGGCGACGCCAAGCCGGTTCTGATCGAGATGATCAAGGGCGTGAAGCAGTGGGAGGAAAAGCCCGATTTCAGCGCCTGGCGCGAGCGCATCGACGGCTGGAAGAAGTGCTACCCCATGACCTACCAGCCCAAGCCCCCGGCCATCTCCCCCCAGGCGGTGGTGGAGCTTCTGGGGCGCACCCTGCCCGAGGAGGCCATCGTGGTCACCGGGGTGGGCCAGCACCAGATGTACACCGCCCAGTTCTATCCCTTCCGCGAGCCCCGCACCCTGATCTCCTCCGGCGGTCTGGGCACCATGGGCTTCGGCCTGCCCGCCGCGGTGGGGGCCAAGGTGGGCTCCCCGGACAAGGAGGTGGTGCTCATCGACGGCGACGGCTCCTTCCTGATGACCATTCAGGAACTGGCCACGGCGGTGCGCTACAAGGTGGGCGTGGTGGTGCTTATCCTCAACAACCACTTCCTGGGCATGGTGCGCCAGTGGCAGGAGATGTTCATGGACAAGCGCCAGGCCGAGACCGACCTGCAGCCGCCGCCCTACGCCAAGGTGGCCCAGGCCTTCGGCGGCCTGGGGCGCGAGGTCACCACCAGCGAGGAGCTTGAGGAGGCCATCGCCTGGGCCCGGGCCGAGGCGGCCGACAAGCGCGTGCCCGTGGTGCTGGACGTGGCCGTGGAGCGCGAGGCCCTGGTGCTGCCCATGGTGCCCCCCGGCGGAGCCAACGCCGACTTCATTCCCTGTCCCGGCCAGAAACGCGAGGAGTAGACCCATGGAAAATCTGAGCCCCATTTCCGTTTTAGTGCGCAACGAGCGCGGCGTGCTCAGCCGGGTCTCCGGACTCTTCGCCCGGCGCGGCTTCAACATCTACTCCCTGGCCGTGGGCGAGACCGACGATCCCACGGTGAGCCGCATCAGCGTGGTGGTGGCCGGGGATCCCCCGGTGATCGAACAGGTGGTTAAACAGTTGCGCCGTCTGGTGAGCGTGATAAAGGTCAGTGACCTCACCGGGCAGGCCCGGGTGGAGCGCGGCCTGTTGGTGATCAAGGTGAAGGCCCCCCACGACAAGCGGGGCGAGCTGATGCAGCTGGTGCAGATCTTTAGGGCCAGGGTGGACCACGTGGACAACCAGAGCCTGATCCTGGAGGTTACCGGCAACCGCGAGAAGCTGGAGGCCTTTATCGATATACTAAGGCCCCACGGCATCTTGGAGATGGCCCGCACCGGCCAGATCGCCATCGCCCGCAGCCAAGGGCCCATGGCCGACTACTGGAACGAAGCGGCCGCCGGGTTCGACGAGG contains:
- the ilvB gene encoding biosynthetic-type acetolactate synthase large subunit; protein product: MSPYSQRSNAARDELGLMLDRQIGLTRASGQSASPRRDAMNAPAKPQDPQAAYTGADAVVACLKHQGVEVIFGMTGGVISPVYDALFRDGSIKHVIVGHEQGAAHMAEGYARATGKVGVVMTTSGPGATNLVTGLADAFMDSTPMVAITGQVTSNLLGNDAFQEADMRGITMPITKHNYQITSVDELPGVFAEAFFVALSGRPGPVLIDLPKDVSTAPCDHLLAAPSAPTGYKPPYRGQPLQIERALKVMAKAKQPVILAGGGVVTAGASEELRELVRLTGIPVTTSLMGLGTYPAGDELYLGMPGMHGTGYANLALHHADLIVCVGNRLDDRVTGQLDRFAPDAQFIHIDVDASEIGKNLPCLVPIVGDAKPVLIEMIKGVKQWEEKPDFSAWRERIDGWKKCYPMTYQPKPPAISPQAVVELLGRTLPEEAIVVTGVGQHQMYTAQFYPFREPRTLISSGGLGTMGFGLPAAVGAKVGSPDKEVVLIDGDGSFLMTIQELATAVRYKVGVVVLILNNHFLGMVRQWQEMFMDKRQAETDLQPPPYAKVAQAFGGLGREVTTSEELEEAIAWARAEAADKRVPVVLDVAVEREALVLPMVPPGGANADFIPCPGQKREE
- the ilvN gene encoding acetolactate synthase small subunit yields the protein MENLSPISVLVRNERGVLSRVSGLFARRGFNIYSLAVGETDDPTVSRISVVVAGDPPVIEQVVKQLRRLVSVIKVSDLTGQARVERGLLVIKVKAPHDKRGELMQLVQIFRARVDHVDNQSLILEVTGNREKLEAFIDILRPHGILEMARTGQIAIARSQGPMADYWNEAAAGFDEDQDGTYNISRAAERLAQEIQEQD